The window TGCTCGGGGAGCTGCAGTGGGGCAAGGTAAAAATAAGACcttcaaagcttttgttttgttagatCAGTTTTGACACCAAATTACATAGGTTATTCATCATATCTTATTGACCGATACAGAAATAACAAGCCCTTCATGCTGTCTTCAGATTACATGTACAAGGGAATATCTGCGAGTGCTCTACTCCAAAGCAGCATGCCAGAGCACGGGAAAGATTTAATTTCACCCTAAATCACTCCTGCCCACCGAGGCTGAGCAGGAAATAAGGAATATAAAACATTTGCATCCTGTTAGACACTCCTGTGTGGGGTATAATTAGTTAAGGTCAAACACCAGTGTAAATCTTTCATTCCCCTGCCACAAAGAAAGTAGCTACATTTGACAACCTAGCAGCTTCCTCTTCATCCCCATTGCTATGAACCTCTACTAACATTTATTACATTCCTCCTTCTTCGATGCTCACGTCCTGACTGCAGGATCGGAGAGTGGTTAGCTGCATAATAGTGCTATTACAGCTTTGTAACACACCATTTCCTATGGATAGATtgcaaagtgtttaaaaaaaaacgcATTCAGGAATGAGATGGGAAGTTACTCAAGGTCACCCAGCAAACAAGCAGAAGAGCCGGCGAAGGCGATACCTCTTCTGAGGCCCAACAAAATGGGCTCTGCACCAAGCTGTGCCGCTGTACCTGCTGACAGCTGAAACGTTGTCTTTGTTGGACGATCAGCAGTGACACTAGATTAAACCACACCGTTCTGAGGGAATTGCAAAGGTACAGATGTTCAAATGCAGTGTCTTTGCTGAATGTTGAAAGCCGTAATGTTCATGTTTGCCTAAATCCTTCCTGCTGAACAGTCATCCAAAGAAATGAATGCCTTCATTTTTGCagacttcagaataattttatatatttaccTCTTAGGCTCTTCTGGAATTCATAAATCACACTTAATGAGAAGTATTAGCACACACTTACCGCAATTATGTGATGAATGTTTGATTTCTGGCTTACAGCCTGAAAAATACATAGATTTCTGTGATCTCTAGAAAGGTAAAGATGAAACCTCATGTTTTAATTAGGGGCTAATAGCTTTAGTTCACTCCAATGCAAAGGCctttggttttttaaaagctttccaacCCAGCTGAAAGTCTGCTATTCAATTAGTCTGGAGTTATACATCAGCTGGTCAAGCAATGACAGCCTTTCTAAGAAGCTAGTGCTTTCTCCATAAGAACTTtaactctggggaaaaaatgcattgcttttacaTCCTCTGGCTGCACCGGTGCTGCTAAACTGCTGGTGGAGGCTGAGCTCAGCAGGTCCTACCGCTGCAGCTATGCAGGATTAAACCCCTGAGTCTGCCTGTATTTCACTAGTGAGCACTACTGGAGCTGCTGCAACATGTGAGGGAAAAGACGGAAAAATTGAATTTCCACATGAATCTCCATaggttttaacagaaatattaagattGGTATAAATGCTGTATGACCagaaatatgtgtgtgtgaaagCACCAGAACAACAATTAAGAGGCCTGTATGGATAACGAGGGATGCCATTTCATCAAGTGGAGGAATATATTGCTGCTGTCAAGCCCCAGAGACCCCACGCTGGTGAGACCACACAGATGGCTCCTCAACAGAAGACCCCGCACCAACAGCAGGACAGTCATGGAGGCTGCAGCAAATCACATATGCCAGTCTTCCTTCTGATAGCCCAACAGGCTAACGGCAAGACAGTAGCAATAGGATATAAAAGATGTCCTAAAGGATatctgtatgaggtttaacaaggccaagtgcaaggtcctgcacttgggccacagcaaccccatgcaaagctacaggcttggggaagagtggctggaaagctgcccagcagagaaggacctgagggtgttggttgacagccggctgaatatgagccagcagtgtgcccaggcggccaagaaagccaatggcatcctggcttgtatcaaaaatagcatggccagcaggactagggaagtgatcgtgcccctgtactcggcactggtgaggccgcacctcgaatactgtgttcagttttgggccccccactacaagagggacattgaggtgctggagtgtgtccagagaagggcaacgaagctggtgaagggtctggagcagaagtcttatgaggagcagctgagggagctgggactgtttagcctggagaaaaggaggctgaggggagaccttattgctctcttcaactacctgaaaggaggttgtagagaggtgggggtcggtctcttctcccaggtaacaagtgataggacaagaggaaatggcctcaagttgcgccaggggaggtttagactggatattaggaaatttttcttcaccgagagggttatcaagcattggaacaggctgcccagggaagtggttgagtcgccatccctggaggtatttaaaggacgtttggatgaggtgcttagggacatggtgtagtggtggtcttggtagtgttaggtttatggttggactcgatgatcttaaaggtcttttccaacctatacgattctgtgatataaAGGATTTGTCCAAAAACTTAGTTCATCATTGACAATCTGGAAGAAGCCAGGAGATGAAGCGAGGATGTGACTCGTCGCTCATGTTGTGCACAAGCAATCGTGGTCAGACCATTTCAGCAGGTATGCCATGAGAGTATGGCTGTGTAAAATCAATTTGCATAATGACTTTGAATAATACAACCCCCTTCCCTTTCCATAAGATCTTCCAGTGAGGTTTGTAACACTAATTTCCTATAAACCAACCGAAAGGGAGGAAAGGCATGCTAACCACTGTTGGGTTGCAATCACCAAATTCCTGTCATCTGAAAGGGACCCACTGGGTCTCAGTAGCTTTATGTTGTGTGTGCTAAACAGAATTTTGCCTTGAAAGAGCAGCTATCCTGGCCCACCTGAGTCCTTTGCAGGTGAGTGTTACCAGGAGCAGGTGACTGCAGCCATTCCACCCCACCCGTGCCCCACGCTGTGAAGCACATACGGCAGGAGCTATGAATCGTGAACTGTGAGAGGGGAAAGCACTTCTGCCAGGGCACCACAGCCTGTAATCAGGCTACAGGGCACAGTACAACACACCGCACCACTGGAATCATCTCAAAAGATATGGTGAGAAATCAAATAATGTAATAACAAAATGCTGGTACTATCACACGCCACTGTTACCGTCAGTCTGTAGCCTCAGCTCACACAGCCCTCCATCACTAGCTGGGTGTTGTCATCACCACCTCACACAAAAGCAGCTGAATGGGGAAGCTGGGTGACTGCCCAAAGTCATCGAGCAAACTATTGCTGCAGATCAGTCAGCTTCCTTAAGCAAACTGCCctcaggcaggcagcagagcacctctccaaACCACCCTGCTCCTCAGAGccagcaggcacaggcaggggacCGGCAGCCTACAGAGGAACCCCAGCCACTGGCTTCCCCTGGCAAGCACGGAGCCCTACACGGACGGCTGCCCAGCAccccctcctgccagcagcccacAGGAGACCTCTTTGGGAGAGACGGAGACTGTTTCGTTTGGGAATGTTCTTCTCCAGCAAAGCCCTCCATAGGTGCGGGTGTGCAGCCTGGAAGGAGAGGGGCTGTCCTTACAAAAACTGCCCACGTAATGCTAATCCATGTTATTTTCATACTGGAATAGGAGGTGAGAGCTGATGTGTGACCAAGACCATGCAAACAGGCTGAGCCAAGAGCTACCAGACCTGCCTTCGTGGGAACACATACTTACCCTGCAGAACCTCAGCTCGGAGGTTCAAAGCAGCTCTCTGCCTCATCACCTTCTGGGCCCATTACCACTGCTGGCGCGGTTCTCACTGCCTGCTGTAAACTCAACATTAGTCAGTTAATGGGATCTTAGGATTGTTCTGCCTGTACAATTCTTGTGCACTCTGGAGTCAAGGGGTCAATACAGGGAACCCTCTTCCACAGCAGAAGGATCTCACCAAAACCCTGTAAAACCTCCAGTTAATGGGAACTATAGCAACGAGTTAAGCAGGCTCACGGGCACCGTGGTGTGCCACCATGGTGCACCACCCTAGCACCCCGCTCCCCACCCTTACTTCAAGGTCTCTGTTGCAGTTCTCATGCTCCTCCAGAGGACCAAGCCTGGGAGCCTCTGTGATGCTGTTGGGAACGGGACCTTTAGGAAGCCTGCGCTGTGACAGTGACTAGCAAAAACCAGAATTTTCACAGCCAAATACTCCAGGGTCCATGTGAGCAGCAGTCACACAGTCATTTGTGAGAGGTGAGCACCACTCCAAAGGCTGCGCAGGTAGAGCTGCTACAGGTGCAGACTTGGAGGTGATAAAACTGAACAAAGAAATGCACCCTCCTGGAAACCAAGCAATTATTCTTTACTTTCAATTCACCAGTCTTTGCAAAGTGGCTGCTGCTCAGCTCACAAAACCCACTTGTCCTTCAGTGATCATGAGGGTGAAACCGCCCTCCTCTGCCTGATTGTGTATTTCCTCCCTGTAATTAAATGTGACATGCAGCTGCAGTAAATATTTGTGCAGTCATAGCTCACATACGGTAATCACCAAAAAACAACTTTGTCAGGGAATGTGTATGAATTCTAGTCTAGTGTGTAGCTAGGCTGATATTTGTAATCTAATACAAATTCATTAAAGACAGGAATTTAACggactaaaagcaaaaaaagaagttacccctacttttaatggaaaaagataaCTGTGTTAATACTGAGGCAGCCTTGATAGGCTGAATTTAAGAAATAATCTGATTGCCGCTAGATGGCACATCTCAATTACTAATCTGTGTTTGAATTCaggattgccttttttttaaaaaaagatattcctTCAACATAACACTTCATAATCAtgcttgctttccatttttagatcagacaggttaaaaaaaacacatagaaaagaatttttaactaaaaatacacCATCTGCCAGTGAAAATGTAGCTTGATTCTGTCACATCTACAACCAAACCAGGTTAATAACCAGCATCACAGATGGtttctttatataaatatgtacatcTCCCCACAGTGACTCTTTCAGCTGCTTCCCGAAACTGCTGGCACTGCATCACCTCGTTTCCTAGGCAATAGCTGTGCCTTACACGCAGCCTGGACGTTACGCAGCTGGAATGGATTTCAGAAGATGCCATCCCCTGCCTGTGGCTGTTTCCAATACCAACAAGGGATGCAGCGGTGGACAGCCATGTCTCTACCAAAGAACAGCAACAGATGGATATTAATACATTCTCGTGCAGCTGGTCTCTCCCTCAGATGATCAAATCTGCTGAAGGGTTCTTTTAACTTGCCCAAATCCCTGCATAAGGCTACATACCAAATATCATGGTGACCTCGATATGATAGCACAGGGCTGTAGTCAGAGAAATAGAGGTGGAACTTGATCTTTCTGCAGCATTCAACAGTATGAACTGACAGAAACCActaaaatacaaacaacaaaaccatggAGGGGTCCCATGCTCATTCTCCCTCAGTAGAGGGAGAATAGCTATGTATCAGGGTCTCCTCACATAGCTATGTATCAGGGTCTCCTCAATCAGATTTCATTATTTCCCAATTCTCATATGTCCAAACTCACTTGAGATGACCCCTTGAGCTGGGTTCTGTTCTTGTTCTATTCCAGCAGTGAAACATGTTTCAGACCCAACTGCAAACCCATTGCTACCACTTTGAAAATAGGCACCTGCCACTTTCCAAGGAGTTCCACGAGCATCAAACCTGTTAAATAATGATACAGAGAACAAACAGGATTCAATTCACTTCTTCCTGGTTCTACTTCAGTCATCTAAAAACCTGTGGAAGTTACATTTATTATAATGACTAAgagtatgtgactctggcacggAGTCTAAAGCTTCTCGGGAGCTCAGGGGCAGCGGGGTTTAACATAAGCTAGACTGGCCCATGCAGAACTCTGAACTACTTGGACCAAACTTCTATTGGTACCCATATGACACAAGCCCCCTTCATATGACAGTGAAAGCTGAAAGATCataattaaaataagtttatAATTTCTAAGTgtataataaaaagcatttgaaaaaaatacccTAAGAAATAGAGTAACACAGAATCCAGGACTAGGACTCACATAGTTTAAGCTCCACTCATGGCTATGACACTTGATATGAGTGATGAAAAACAATTCACTACCTATGTTTGGGCTCAAATTTATGAATACCTGTAAAATGGGAGTAATGATAGATGTCTGAAACCACTCTGAAATCTGATAATGATCTGTTTAAATACTGGATACTATTATAAATTAATTGAAACCAACATCTTTCATATGGTCTCCTTTACAATCAGATGTCAAGTTCTTTCATGTCTGGGTTCAAACAGCTGATTATAAGATGGCAGGCTCCATCCTACCGTATCATTCAATCATCTGCTGCTGTTAGCAGTGTGTTATTTTGGAAAGAGTGaatttaatttgtgaaataaccagaaaattgcaaataaaagtaACTACCttcataaaaatagtattttaagatGGATATACAGAGTATGTAAAGTCGTAAAAAGCCAGTTGGAGTGTGTGTAATCTGTCTATGAAACTGAACAAACACTGATTTCAGGCTTGGCATTATTAAACTATGACAGAGTAAGGAGTGCCCACTTACCATTCACTTCCATCTGTCTTTCACGtcactgaaaaagtgttttcaaatgatgagaagaaaaatcaCTACCCTGCACTCCAGGCAGGACAGTACACGGAATTAATTAATGGCAAATTGTACCTGCAGAAGTAAATTAATCAAACGTATACAATAGCAACTTCCGAGTTTAAAGCTTCACCATTTAGAACTCAACTTCCAGAAACCTcaccacacacacagagataaatctttattttaggggaaaaatgaaattatcagcGCAGTTTCACTTGTTTTTACATACAAAAGAAGGCACACCTGCACATTTTTCTACTTACTAACTTGTCTTACAAGTGCATTGAAACAAATGGTGAACAACTGACTGGGATATTCAACAACACTGCATTTGGAGCTTATCATGTTAACTGCAGCTGGCATGTTATCCCACACAACCACCACCACTACTGCCAACTGCTGTTGGACCAGTACAGGGCTGCCTTCTTCCTCAAATTTCAGTGCCAAGTTCTTAAAGAGTTCATTTActttaaagcaaaacacaggCCACTATGATGCTTCTCACGAATATTTTCACGAAAACAGAGGACCAGGTGTTCAGATTTAGTCAAGAAACCAATGCTGAAGTGACAACCCTAATCCTAGGGACAGTACAAAAAATGGCAGAttcagctttccattttaaaattttttttaaaaagtgtattcttGCCATGCCCATTCTAGGACACCAGGAACTACTAATTGTGCACAGTTTGTTTACCTGTTGCTTTAGATCTTGTTTAGGCATTGGCTTCACTTCTTATAGAAAGGAATAACTAACTCAAGAATTACAATTAAAATGCGACAAAAAATAAAGTAAGGATTGAGATCTTTGAGTTCACAGTAGAGTAACATACTTTCTTTTGCAGGACTGAAACAGACAGTAGGTAAAATTCTTCCAAGTGCCCTAGCTACTTTGGCACCTATATGtcattcacagaagaaaataaaagcacttacACAAACTGGATTAAATTTcctaaataaaacacaaagactttgaaaatttTAACTAGTAATACATTAGTGTAAGAGAAGCATAATTCCCTTCAATGATTTTGAATTCAGTCCTAGTGCAGAGTAATTCAAAATTACATAGCAAGTCAGTGTCAGGATAATGCAGTCATCTAATACTATCcttacaaaacaaataaacaaaaagcccCTCCAACTCCAAAATCCAAAATAATACTTGGATCTGCCTACATTCATAGTTAGTACTGATAATTGCTATGCTGAAGAATCACAATTGTCAGAGTAAAATTCATTACACTGTAAAAAGCCTGCTCTGGAAAGGTTTATTCTCCACACTGTATATCTGCTCTTAGCTCATTGGTGAAGTAATTTCTCAGCACTGCTATCAACTCGTGCTGGAGACGAGCATTTCCCATTACAAGAGCAGTCAGCTGAACAATATCAGTCCAGTCTAAGCACCTGAGAATACCAATGGCTTCATCATAGAgtttctgctgctcagcaggagGCAATTCCAATAAAATCTGAGCGACTGGCTTGAACTGTCCAGCAGACATCCAGGCACCAAGCAATCCACCAACTGCTCCTcctagaaaagagagagatgttgGTCTTTACCAGTTAATGTTAAAACCTGAAATTCCATCTACAGCCTTCATCAACAATGTTCCCACCTTTATTAGAAATCAATGCAGAGTTGTGTATGTGTCTACTTTAACTGGGCTTATACGCGACGTTCAAAGCACCAAGaaggatttttaaagctttctacaTCCACAGCAATCACAAAGGAACTCTACACAATCAAAGCTAATAGCTTCAAgttagaaatcagaaaaaaaatgagactcCTTAGGGCACTGGTCTCTTTACCAAAGCTCTACTACTAAATAAAACCAGGCCCAGGGAAAACATCTGGCCTTATCAGTGCCATTAACACATAATCTCTTACTAGAGATTCCCAGAACGATCCAAGCTTTCCGCTTCTGAAGTCCACCCCTCAGAAGGTGCTCGCAGAGACCAAACCCATCAGCTTTGTGGGGTTAGACACATTCATGCTTTCATCAACCAAATCAACACCCCACCTGCACCGCCCACCCCAGCTGGCCAAGAAATGCTCTGGTAATCAGAGTGGTTGTCATCAAGATCCTCAAGCAGATCATCAAGCAGAGGGATCCTCTACA is drawn from Mycteria americana isolate JAX WOST 10 ecotype Jacksonville Zoo and Gardens chromosome 8, USCA_MyAme_1.0, whole genome shotgun sequence and contains these coding sequences:
- the C8H19orf12 gene encoding protein C19orf12 homolog gives rise to the protein MPVNINDVMQLFCHLCEKKGMKAAIKHSGRGALVVGATAFVGGLMGGPPGVAVGGAVGGLLGAWMSAGQFKPVAQILLELPPAEQQKLYDEAIGILRCLDWTDIVQLTALVMGNARLQHELIAVLRNYFTNELRADIQCGE